Proteins from one Rosa chinensis cultivar Old Blush chromosome 7, RchiOBHm-V2, whole genome shotgun sequence genomic window:
- the LOC112176348 gene encoding PR5-like receptor kinase isoform X4, producing the protein MIQDTSWLVAIGVSVAGISVFLFCAICFCLKYGCSGNKEMNNEDVEAFIQNIGPLAVKRYKFSDVRKMTNSFTDKLGQGGYGDVYKGKLLNGCRVAVKVLKESKGNGEDFVNEVASISRTSHVNVVTLFGYCFEGQKKALIYEFMPNGSLEKFIYKDTNPLKSILHLDFERLFQIATGIARGLEYLHRGCNTRILHFDIKPHNILLDENFCPKISDFGLSKLCMRKESNISMLDTRGTIGYIAPEVYCRNFGRVSAKSDVYSYGMMILEMVGGRKNIDARVSHTSEIYFPDWVYENLEEGSNFGLLNAVTEEEKEITRKMILVGLWCIQTKPSDRPSMSIVIEMLEGSIEALQIPPKPVLSSPVRTSPKSSTLSVVSVLD; encoded by the coding sequence GTGTTTCTGTTGCAGGAATAAGTGTGTTCTTATTCTGTGCTATTTGCTTCTGTCTGAAATATGGTTGTTCAGGGAATAAGGAAATGAACAATGAAGATGTCGAGGCCTTCATTCAGAATATTGGACCTCTAGCAGTAAAAAGATACAAATTTTCAGATGTAAGAAAAATGACCAACTCATTTACAGATAAACTGGGTCAAGGTGGTTATGGTGATGTGTACAAAGGCAAGCTATTGAATGGCTGTCGTGTGGCTGTGAAGGTTCTTAAAGAATCCAAAGGGAATGGAGAGGACTTTGTTAATGAGGTTGCAAGCATCAGCAGAACTTCCCATGTTAATGTGGTCACTCTTTTTGGATATTGCTTTGAAGGTCAGAAAAAAGCGCTCATATACGAGTTCATGCCCAATGGATCGCTTGAGAAGTTCATATACAAAGACACTAATCCTTTGAAAAGCATTCTGCACTTGGACTTTGAAAGACTGTTCCAAATTGCTACTGGGATAGCTCGAGGGCTGGAGTACTTGCACCGTGGATGCAACACACGAATCTTGCACTTTGACATTAAACCACATAATATCCTTTTGGATGAAAACTTTTGCCCAAAGATTTCTGACTTTGGTCTTTCTAAACTTTGTATGAGGAAGGAGAGTAATATATCAATGTTGGATACTAGAGGGACAATAGGGTATATAGCTCCAGAAGTGTACTGCAGAAACTTTGGAAGAGTGTCTGCTAAGTCCGATGTCTATAGTTATGGAATGATGATTCTGGAGATGGTTGGAGGAAGAAAGAACATTGACGCTCGAGTGAGCCACACCAGTGAAATTTATTTTCCAGATTGGGTTTATGAGAACCTTGAGGAGGGCAGCAATTTCGGATTGCTCAATGCTGTGACTGAAGAGGAAAAGGAAATCACAAGGAAGATGATCTTAGTTGGATTGTGGTGCATACAGACAAAGCCATCTGATAGGCCATCCATGAGTATAGTGATTGAAATGTTGGAAGGAAGCATTGAAGCCTTGCAAATACCACCAAAGCCTGTCTTATCTTCTCCTGTAAGAACATCACCCAAATCTTCCACCTTATCAGTAGTCTCTGTTCTCGACTAA